The following are encoded together in the Pleurocapsa sp. FMAR1 genome:
- a CDS encoding TetR/AcrR family transcriptional regulator, whose translation MSKAQQTKARIIQQAAELFNLKGYAGSSIADIMQATGLKKGGIYNHFQSKDELALEAFDYASSLLSRRIWSVVKTKRNAIERLQALVSSYLIYINDPPIVGGCPILNTAIETDDTDSPLRDRALEAMNSSRSLIVRILQKGIKKGEVRSTVEPDTVATIIFSTLEGAIMMSKLERNPVHLERVVAHLQNYIENNLA comes from the coding sequence ATGTCCAAAGCACAACAAACTAAAGCTCGTATAATTCAGCAAGCAGCAGAATTGTTTAATCTCAAAGGTTATGCAGGTTCTTCGATCGCCGATATTATGCAGGCTACGGGGTTAAAAAAAGGAGGAATCTATAACCATTTTCAAAGCAAAGATGAACTGGCTTTAGAGGCGTTTGATTATGCTTCTAGCCTACTTAGCCGAAGGATTTGGAGTGTGGTAAAAACTAAGCGTAATGCAATTGAACGATTACAGGCACTAGTATCTAGTTACTTGATTTATATTAACGATCCGCCCATTGTCGGCGGTTGTCCGATCTTGAATACGGCGATTGAAACCGATGATACAGATTCGCCCTTACGCGATCGCGCTTTAGAAGCAATGAATTCTAGCCGTAGCTTGATAGTTCGGATTCTCCAAAAAGGTATCAAAAAAGGAGAAGTGCGATCGACTGTCGAACCCGATACTGTCGCCACAATTATTTTTTCTACTTTAGAAGGAGCAATTATGATGAGTAAATTAGAACGTAATCCTGTGCATCTAGAAAGAGTTGTAGCCCATTTACAAAATTATATTGAGAATAATCTGGCGTAA
- a CDS encoding ABC transporter substrate-binding protein, protein MSNNQFSYLWQQLCRIYKYIILFSLCFALTVGCNNNKSSQNNAVDSDRISVGTTLKPRTLDPADNYELAGLNIIYNVGESLYTYKLGTTEIEPLLATAMPQISGDSLIYTITLRQGVIFHDGAKFNAEAMVFSLQRFIENGGKPAFLLGDVISKVEATGEYELKISLKQPFAAFPALLAFPGACAVSPQAYKIGAGEFNPNIMIGTGKYKLGQFKSDSISLNANDNYWGDKPANKGINLQVYGGNSANLYNSFKTGAIDVAYQSLDPQQIDKLIDSAENDWQVIEGSGTVVNYLVLNLQQKPLNQPEVRQAIASTIKRALINDRVLKGQAEPIYSLIPTAFDSYKPTFEKPYGDGNTAKAKELLTKAGYSTENPAIIEIWHPSGSITRGIVADTIKAYAEQELGGIIQFIPNSVESASFFSNLSQGIYPTALVDWYPDFLDPDNYIQPFLSCSKGSPNVGCQEGAAQSRGSFYYSDRANQLIEQSRQEQDPTKREAIFGELQELLAQDVPYIPLWQTKDYVFAQNGIDGVAINPSQNFPFWTIKRNNQPSSAS, encoded by the coding sequence ATGAGCAACAACCAGTTTTCTTACCTGTGGCAACAATTATGCAGAATTTATAAATATATAATTTTATTTTCTCTATGTTTTGCTTTAACTGTTGGCTGCAATAATAATAAATCCTCCCAGAACAATGCCGTCGATAGCGATCGCATTTCTGTTGGCACAACCCTAAAACCCCGTACCTTAGATCCAGCCGATAATTATGAGTTAGCGGGATTAAACATTATTTATAACGTTGGCGAAAGCCTCTATACCTACAAACTGGGAACAACCGAAATCGAGCCATTGTTGGCAACGGCTATGCCACAAATCAGTGGAGATAGTTTAATCTATACTATTACTTTGCGTCAGGGCGTGATCTTTCATGATGGTGCTAAATTTAACGCCGAAGCGATGGTATTTTCTCTGCAACGCTTTATTGAGAATGGCGGAAAACCAGCCTTTTTACTGGGGGATGTCATCAGTAAAGTAGAAGCCACGGGAGAATATGAACTAAAGATTAGTTTAAAACAGCCCTTTGCAGCCTTTCCTGCGTTATTAGCTTTTCCTGGTGCTTGTGCAGTATCTCCTCAAGCATACAAAATTGGCGCAGGTGAGTTTAATCCCAATATCATGATTGGTACGGGAAAATATAAGTTAGGTCAATTTAAGAGCGATTCAATTAGCTTAAATGCTAACGATAATTATTGGGGAGACAAACCAGCTAATAAGGGCATTAATCTCCAGGTTTATGGAGGAAACTCAGCTAATTTATATAATAGTTTCAAAACTGGAGCAATAGACGTAGCTTACCAGTCTCTAGATCCACAACAAATTGATAAGTTGATTGATAGCGCGGAAAACGATTGGCAGGTAATCGAAGGTTCAGGCACAGTAGTTAATTATTTAGTTCTTAATCTCCAGCAAAAACCTCTGAATCAGCCAGAAGTACGTCAGGCGATCGCTTCAACTATTAAACGTGCTTTAATTAACGACAGGGTATTAAAAGGACAGGCAGAACCAATTTATAGCTTAATTCCCACAGCTTTTGATAGCTATAAACCTACCTTTGAAAAGCCCTACGGCGATGGTAATACGGCTAAAGCTAAAGAGCTACTGACCAAAGCGGGTTACTCTACTGAAAATCCTGCAATTATCGAAATTTGGCATCCTTCTGGTTCAATTACTCGCGGTATTGTCGCTGATACAATTAAAGCTTACGCAGAACAAGAGTTAGGGGGAATTATTCAATTTATACCTAATAGCGTTGAATCTGCCTCCTTTTTTAGCAACCTTAGTCAAGGAATATATCCTACTGCTTTAGTTGATTGGTATCCTGATTTCCTCGATCCAGACAACTACATCCAGCCATTTCTTAGCTGTAGTAAAGGTTCACCCAATGTTGGTTGCCAAGAAGGTGCAGCACAGAGTAGAGGTTCTTTTTACTATAGCGATCGCGCTAATCAGTTAATCGAGCAATCTCGACAGGAACAAGATCCGACTAAACGAGAAGCTATTTTTGGCGAACTACAGGAATTGCTGGCGCAGGATGTTCCTTATATTCCTCTTTGGCAAACCAAGGACTATGTTTTTGCCCAAAATGGGATCGACGGCGTAGCAATTAACCCTAGCCAAAATTTTCCTTTCTGGACAATTAAGCGCAACAATCAACCATCTTCTGCTAGCTAA
- a CDS encoding glycosyltransferase family 2 protein, with translation MKLIIQIPCYNEEATLGLALSELPRQLPGIDRVEWLIINDGSRDRTLEVAQACGVDHIVDFKSNQGLAKGFMAGIEACLKAGADIIVNTDADNQYCAEDIPKLIAPILEGRAEIVIGARPIQEIEHFSPLKKFLQKLGSLAVRIASKTNIPDAPSGFRAISREAALRLNVFNEYTYTLETIIQAGQRGLAITSVPIRTNGYLRPSRLVKSISTYIKHSILTIVRIFMTYRPLQFFMVLGSLPLSFGFLLCCRWLLLFWGIIGDNPAKPRVPSLILAAILILIGVQLLIFGLVADLMGVNRQLLEDIQLRLRRNEFKPQDSDRVSQQDTILK, from the coding sequence ATGAAACTGATTATTCAAATTCCTTGTTATAACGAGGAAGCAACTTTGGGGTTAGCTTTGTCGGAACTTCCCCGCCAGCTACCAGGTATAGATCGAGTCGAATGGTTAATTATCAATGATGGTAGTCGCGATCGCACCCTTGAAGTTGCTCAAGCCTGTGGTGTAGATCATATTGTTGATTTTAAGTCTAATCAAGGTCTAGCAAAGGGCTTTATGGCAGGAATTGAAGCTTGTTTGAAGGCAGGAGCAGATATTATTGTTAACACCGATGCTGATAATCAATATTGTGCTGAGGATATTCCTAAGCTCATTGCACCTATCCTCGAAGGTAGGGCAGAAATAGTCATTGGTGCTAGACCTATTCAAGAGATCGAGCATTTTTCGCCGCTCAAAAAATTCTTACAAAAGTTAGGTAGTTTGGCTGTACGCATCGCTAGCAAAACCAATATTCCTGATGCTCCTAGTGGGTTTCGGGCAATTAGCCGCGAGGCAGCTTTAAGACTAAATGTCTTTAACGAATATACCTACACCCTAGAGACAATCATCCAAGCTGGTCAAAGAGGTTTGGCGATTACCTCTGTGCCGATCCGTACTAACGGTTATTTGCGTCCTTCTCGGCTGGTCAAAAGTATCTCTACATATATAAAGCATTCGATCCTAACTATTGTAAGGATCTTTATGACCTATCGCCCTCTCCAATTTTTTATGGTTTTGGGAAGCTTACCTTTAAGCTTTGGGTTTTTATTATGCTGCCGTTGGTTATTGCTGTTTTGGGGCATTATCGGCGATAATCCTGCCAAACCTCGTGTTCCTAGCTTAATTTTGGCAGCAATCTTAATTTTAATTGGGGTACAGCTATTAATTTTTGGTTTAGTTGCCGACTTGATGGGAGTAAACCGCCAGCTACTAGAAGATATTCAACTACGGTTGAGACGCAATGAATTTAAACCACAAGACAGCGATCGAGTTAGTCAACAAGATACTATCTTGAAGTAG
- a CDS encoding pyridoxal-phosphate-dependent aminotransferase family protein, with protein MEDKHMLMIPGPTPVPEKVLMALGKHPIGHRSGDFSKIIAEINQNLKWLHQTKNEVLSLNVSGTGAMEAGMINFLSPGDRVLVGVNGKFGDRWAQICEAFGLQTERITADWGTPLDTEEIRTKLEADSNKEIKAVVITHSETSAGVLNDLETINKHVKAHDEALIIVDAVTSLGAYNIPIDDWGLDVVASGSQKGYMIPPGMGFISVSDKAWKAYETSKFPRFYMDLGKYKKANAKDSSPFTPPINLMYGLQIALQMMQREGLENIFARHLRLTNASRAAAQAMGLKLLAPDNAASTAVTAIMTDDAEAIRSTMRQKYDIALAGGQDHLKGKIFRIGHLGFVSDRDILTAISCLEATLIELGHDFDAKAGVKAAAAALV; from the coding sequence ATGGAAGACAAGCATATGTTGATGATTCCTGGACCTACACCAGTTCCAGAGAAAGTGTTAATGGCTTTAGGCAAACACCCCATCGGACACCGCAGTGGTGACTTTAGTAAGATCATCGCTGAGATCAATCAGAATTTAAAATGGTTACACCAAACTAAAAACGAAGTACTCTCCCTTAACGTATCAGGTACGGGAGCAATGGAGGCGGGAATGATTAACTTCCTCAGTCCTGGCGATCGCGTTTTGGTCGGAGTTAATGGTAAGTTTGGCGATCGCTGGGCGCAGATTTGCGAAGCTTTTGGTTTACAAACTGAGCGTATTACTGCTGATTGGGGGACACCTTTAGATACAGAAGAAATTCGCACTAAATTAGAAGCTGATAGCAACAAGGAAATTAAAGCGGTTGTAATTACCCACTCAGAAACTTCTGCGGGTGTACTTAATGATTTGGAAACTATTAACAAGCACGTTAAAGCACACGACGAGGCTTTAATTATTGTGGATGCAGTAACCAGCTTGGGTGCATACAACATTCCTATTGACGACTGGGGATTAGACGTAGTGGCATCGGGTTCACAAAAAGGCTATATGATTCCCCCAGGGATGGGCTTTATTTCTGTCAGCGATAAAGCATGGAAAGCTTACGAAACTAGCAAGTTTCCTCGTTTCTATATGGACTTGGGTAAGTACAAAAAAGCTAACGCTAAAGACAGTAGTCCTTTTACTCCTCCCATCAACTTAATGTATGGTTTGCAGATTGCCCTACAAATGATGCAAAGAGAAGGGTTAGAAAACATCTTTGCCCGCCATCTTCGCTTAACCAATGCTTCCCGCGCTGCTGCTCAAGCAATGGGGTTAAAGCTACTTGCACCAGATAATGCAGCTAGTACGGCGGTAACGGCGATTATGACTGATGATGCTGAAGCAATCAGATCTACTATGCGCCAAAAATACGATATCGCCCTAGCAGGAGGACAAGATCATCTTAAGGGTAAAATCTTCCGTATTGGTCATCTTGGCTTTGTAAGCGATCGCGATATTTTAACAGCGATTTCTTGTCTTGAAGCAACTTTAATTGAGCTTGGTCACGATTTTGATGCTAAAGCTGGAGTTAAGGCTGCTGCTGCTGCATTAGTTTAA
- a CDS encoding peroxiredoxin produces the protein MAHLRLGDTAPDFTQASSMGEISFYEWAGDSWVVLFSHPADYTPVCTTELGEVAKLRSEFDKRNVKTIALSIDDAESHKGWVCDIDETQGTKLDYPILADADKKVSDLYDMIHPNADAKVTVRSVFIIDPNKKLRLTLTYPPSTGRNFPEILRVIDSLQLTDNYQVATPVNWKDGEDVVVSPAISTEDAKKKFPKGVEEIKPYLRMTPQPNK, from the coding sequence ATGGCTCATCTTAGATTAGGCGATACAGCGCCTGATTTTACTCAAGCTTCTAGCATGGGAGAAATTTCCTTTTATGAGTGGGCTGGAGATAGCTGGGTAGTTCTTTTCTCACACCCTGCCGACTATACCCCCGTCTGCACAACTGAGTTAGGCGAAGTAGCCAAACTCAGATCAGAATTTGACAAGCGTAACGTCAAAACTATTGCCTTAAGCATTGACGATGCAGAGTCACACAAAGGTTGGGTATGTGATATTGACGAAACTCAAGGGACAAAACTTGACTATCCTATTTTGGCGGATGCTGACAAAAAGGTTTCTGACCTTTATGACATGATTCATCCTAATGCGGATGCTAAAGTTACTGTCCGTTCAGTATTTATTATTGACCCTAATAAAAAATTACGTTTAACTCTGACTTATCCCCCAAGTACAGGTCGTAATTTTCCCGAAATCCTGAGAGTAATTGATTCATTACAGCTAACAGACAATTATCAAGTTGCAACTCCTGTTAACTGGAAAGATGGCGAAGATGTGGTAGTTTCTCCAGCAATTTCTACTGAAGATGCTAAAAAGAAATTTCCTAAAGGTGTTGAGGAAATCAAACCTTACTTGCGGATGACTCCCCAGCCTAATAAATAG
- a CDS encoding Fic family protein: protein MCKIQERSSSELKSLLKRKRKYLLDQYLKPLINEGFLEYTNPNNPYDLTQAYRYKKTEM, encoded by the coding sequence TTGTGCAAAATACAAGAAAGATCTTCAAGCGAATTAAAGTCTTTATTAAAACGCAAACGTAAATATTTATTAGATCAATATCTTAAACCTTTGATTAACGAAGGTTTCTTAGAATATACAAATCCAAACAATCCTTATGATCTTACTCAAGCTTATCGTTATAAAAAAACTGAAATGTAA
- the truB gene encoding tRNA pseudouridine(55) synthase TruB, which produces MFGFINLHKPAGFTSHDCVAKLRKLLNTKKIGHGGTLDPAATGVLPIAVGKATRLLQFLPAPKAYRAKIRLGITTTTDDLEGEVIQSVEQVNLDRSQIVSSLNNFIGTIEQVPPIYSAIKKNGKKLYELARKGEEIEIESRTVTISKIELLNIYHDRFYELEVDINCSPGTYIRAIARDLGKHLGVGGTLANLIRTESCGMQLDNSITFEEIESQLQQKTFSLIEPSLLLTHLDSVTLTDEDSKFFCQGQLIDLGQATASSKEISLLDIDSYIIIYSATGTFLGISILIERNDVLKIKPKIVFVA; this is translated from the coding sequence ATGTTTGGTTTTATAAATTTGCATAAGCCTGCTGGCTTTACTTCCCATGATTGCGTTGCCAAACTAAGAAAATTACTAAACACTAAAAAAATCGGTCATGGTGGAACTTTAGATCCTGCTGCAACAGGGGTATTGCCCATAGCAGTAGGCAAGGCTACTAGGCTACTACAGTTTTTACCTGCACCAAAAGCTTATCGCGCTAAGATTCGTCTAGGGATAACGACAACTACCGATGATCTAGAAGGAGAAGTAATTCAAAGCGTCGAGCAAGTAAATCTAGATCGATCGCAGATCGTTTCTAGCTTAAATAATTTTATTGGCACAATTGAACAAGTGCCACCAATTTATAGCGCGATCAAAAAAAACGGCAAAAAGCTTTATGAATTAGCAAGGAAAGGAGAAGAGATTGAAATCGAATCTAGGACGGTAACAATTAGCAAAATTGAACTACTAAATATCTATCACGATCGCTTTTACGAACTAGAGGTAGATATTAACTGTAGTCCTGGTACATATATTAGAGCGATCGCGCGAGATTTGGGCAAACATTTAGGCGTAGGTGGTACTTTAGCAAACCTTATCCGTACTGAAAGCTGTGGGATGCAGCTAGATAACAGTATTACTTTTGAAGAGATAGAAAGCCAACTGCAACAAAAAACTTTTAGTTTGATTGAACCTAGTTTGCTACTTACTCATTTAGATTCTGTAACCCTGACAGATGAGGACTCAAAATTCTTTTGTCAAGGGCAATTAATAGATTTAGGTCAAGCTACAGCAAGTAGCAAAGAAATATCATTATTAGATATAGATAGTTACATAATTATCTACTCAGCAACAGGTACTTTTTTGGGAATTAGCATTTTAATTGAACGCAACGACGTATTGAAAATTAAACCGAAAATAGTTTTTGTAGCGTAA
- a CDS encoding DUF975 domain-containing protein — MKPLSVGNVVSTGLRIYRDNFKKYFTLAFFGYLWILVPIYGLAKFSAMTGIISRLAFKEVAEQPETVRDAQRYVNPRMWSFLIAGILVGLILFGAIIPYSLIMVIALGIAGALSNRSSFGVLGTVVISLVSVAAILLFIFGIIWLFSKLFLVELPLAIEENANATNTIKRSWQLTKGAVGRIQIIVFLVFLISLPIGIAINILSVVLQLIIGTALENNSALAGIGYLLYIVFVLGASAFILPLWQSVKAVIYYDLRVRREGMGIDLRK, encoded by the coding sequence ATGAAGCCTTTAAGCGTTGGTAATGTAGTTAGTACAGGTTTGCGTATCTATCGAGATAATTTTAAAAAGTATTTTACGTTAGCATTTTTTGGCTACTTATGGATCTTGGTGCCTATTTATGGTTTGGCAAAATTTTCAGCCATGACGGGAATTATTTCTCGTCTAGCATTTAAAGAAGTTGCCGAACAACCAGAAACAGTTAGAGATGCTCAACGCTATGTTAATCCTAGGATGTGGAGTTTTTTGATTGCGGGAATTTTAGTCGGTCTCATTTTGTTTGGGGCAATCATTCCTTATAGTTTGATTATGGTTATTGCCTTGGGAATTGCAGGAGCTTTGTCTAACCGAAGTTCTTTTGGAGTCTTAGGAACAGTTGTTATTAGTTTAGTGTCAGTAGCTGCTATTTTGTTATTTATTTTTGGCATCATTTGGCTTTTTTCCAAACTATTTTTAGTTGAGCTACCTTTGGCAATAGAAGAAAATGCTAATGCTACTAATACAATAAAAAGAAGTTGGCAATTAACTAAAGGCGCTGTAGGGCGAATTCAGATTATTGTGTTTTTGGTTTTTCTAATTAGTCTGCCAATCGGCATTGCGATTAATATACTGAGTGTAGTTTTACAGCTAATCATTGGTACTGCATTAGAAAATAATTCTGCTTTAGCAGGAATTGGGTATTTATTATACATTGTTTTTGTTTTAGGGGCTAGTGCTTTTATACTTCCTCTATGGCAATCAGTTAAAGCCGTAATTTATTACGATTTAAGAGTACGCCGAGAGGGAATGGGCATCGACCTAAGAAAATAA
- a CDS encoding AAA family ATPase, protein MARSSLQLNSEWVPKVEESLATKQLTQRIIADRLNISRSSVSKFINCKPIALNTFIRLCQELNLDWNGASQPEREWNDRLASFKFKNEDFKVNPGGQISPEEIVGREELIASLWDRLSQQSLIFSGERRIGKSSILKKMTAEAPPNMLPIYRDLEGIRTPIEFVEAVWQDTETYLREAGKARRVREFVSELVGAYFSGYQFPDVAAAHWKTLLTKTIEDLVSLQNKQVILIWDEMPHLLGNFSDDAAMETLDILRSLRQTYPDIRMIFSGSIGLHHIIKNLQKAGYSNDPTNDMYPIDGQPLSLEAATQLAINLLAGEDIAIDYPQEIAEEIALAVDCIPFYIHHLVNQLKDIEGEITLEDIKNTVVECLRNPLNLWKLDHYRERIDNYYSDDQKLYALEILDILSINPPTPFSKLWQYLKTEPDTKDKETARNVLRLLMKDYYVVQEDNLSGSTYTFRYQLVQRYWQLSRGL, encoded by the coding sequence ATGGCACGTAGCTCCTTACAGTTAAATAGTGAATGGGTACCAAAAGTAGAAGAATCTTTAGCCACCAAGCAATTAACGCAACGAATAATTGCCGATCGCCTGAATATATCCCGTTCATCAGTCTCCAAATTTATTAATTGTAAGCCGATCGCCTTAAATACTTTTATTCGTCTCTGCCAAGAATTAAATCTTGATTGGAATGGTGCGTCTCAACCAGAAAGAGAATGGAACGATCGGCTCGCCAGTTTTAAATTCAAAAATGAGGATTTTAAAGTAAATCCAGGGGGACAAATATCTCCAGAAGAAATAGTCGGTAGAGAAGAACTAATCGCCAGTCTTTGGGACAGATTAAGTCAACAGAGCCTTATTTTCAGTGGTGAGAGGCGGATCGGCAAAAGTAGCATTCTCAAAAAAATGACCGCCGAAGCACCCCCAAATATGCTGCCTATCTATCGCGATTTAGAAGGAATTAGAACGCCGATTGAATTTGTCGAGGCGGTTTGGCAAGATACGGAAACTTACCTTAGAGAAGCTGGCAAAGCTAGACGAGTTAGAGAGTTTGTTAGTGAATTAGTTGGTGCTTACTTTAGCGGTTATCAGTTTCCTGATGTAGCAGCAGCACATTGGAAAACTTTGTTGACTAAAACAATTGAAGATTTAGTATCTTTGCAAAATAAACAGGTAATCTTGATTTGGGATGAGATGCCTCATTTGTTGGGCAATTTTAGCGATGATGCAGCTATGGAAACTTTGGATATTCTGCGATCGCTGCGCCAGACTTATCCTGATATCCGCATGATTTTTTCTGGCTCGATTGGTCTACATCACATCATTAAAAACTTGCAGAAAGCAGGCTATAGCAACGATCCTACTAATGATATGTATCCCATCGATGGTCAACCACTATCTTTGGAGGCTGCAACTCAACTAGCTATCAATCTACTTGCAGGGGAAGATATAGCCATCGACTACCCTCAAGAAATAGCTGAGGAAATTGCTCTAGCGGTGGACTGCATTCCCTTTTATATCCATCACCTGGTCAATCAGCTTAAAGATATTGAAGGAGAAATTACCTTAGAAGATATTAAGAATACCGTAGTTGAATGCTTGCGTAATCCTCTCAACCTTTGGAAACTCGATCATTACCGCGAGCGAATTGATAATTACTACAGCGATGATCAAAAACTCTATGCTTTAGAAATTTTAGATATTTTATCAATTAACCCACCTACACCCTTTTCAAAACTATGGCAGTATCTTAAAACAGAACCAGATACTAAGGATAAAGAAACCGCTAGAAATGTCTTAAGGCTGTTAATGAAAGATTACTATGTAGTTCAGGAAGATAATTTATCTGGTAGTACCTATACCTTTCGTTATCAACTGGTGCAAAGATACTGGCAGCTTTCTAGGGGTTTGTAA